Genomic segment of Xanthobacter dioxanivorans:
AGAGCTTGGCGGTGCGAGCGCTCTCGATTTCCTGCAGGCGGCGTTGCTCCTCGGCGCTGAGGCCAGGATTGGGTGGTGCTATGCCGGGATTGGGCACAGGCTGGCCGCGATTCTGCGCGCCAAGGATAGGACGGCCGAGGTCGCCGGGAAGCGGCGGGCCAAGCTGAGGCACACCGCTGTAGTCGCGGGGCAAGCCCGCCAGGCCGTCGGCGGTCGATCGGTTTTCGGTCGAATAGAGTTCTTCGGCGGACTTGCCGCCGTCGCGCGTCTGAAGGGCGTAGATCAGCGCTCCGCCCAGGCCCACGCTCGCGACGAGACCGATGCTGGCGAGCACCTTGCGCGACAGCCGCGTAACGCGCGGAGCCTCCGCACGAAGCCGCATCGGGGCGGCCGCGTCGGCGGTCGACCCGGTCAGCGGCGCATCCTCATCCTCTTTCCGGGCTTCAGGCTCGCTCACGACGCCGGCCTCCCGTCGGTGCGGGTGATCCGAACGCGCTTCTGGTGGTCACCCGCGCCGAAGCGCAGCTCGGCGGCCGCGAACAGGCGATCGACGATCATGTAGTTGCCGCGGACGCGGTAATTCACGAGTTCGGAGGTGTTGCCCTCGGGGCCGACCACGAAGATCGGCGGCATCTCGCCCTGGCCGATGCCGCGTGGAAACTCGATGAAGACCTGCCGTCCGTCGTCATAGGCCCGCAGCGGCCGCCAGGGCGCACGATCGCCCTCGATGGCATAGCGGAAGTTGATGTTGGCGAGGTCGACGCCGGTGGCGATGGGACGCGCTGCCTCGGCCTGCGCGTTCTGACGGCGCAGGGCGATGAGCTGATCCTGCGGGTACTGCCACGAGACCGACGCCATATAGGTGCGCTCGGTCGAGCGCAGTTCCAGGTGATAAGTCCGCAGATTGGTGTTGATGACCAGGTTGGTCATCAGGTCGGCGCGGGTCGGCTTCACCAAGATGTGGACTTGCAGAGTCGCGCCCGAACCGCTCTGCGTGTCGCCGATGATCCAGCGGACCGTGTCGCCAGCGGCCACCGGCCCGGAACCCACGAGCTGCTCGCCGGGCTGCAGGGCGATATCGGTGATCTGACCAACGGCGGTATAGACCTGATAGAGCGCTCCGCCAGTGTACGGATAGACTTGCATCGCATTGATGAAGCCGTCGCGGACTGGCTGCACGCGCGCAGCCGCATTGGCTTGATTGACGCGGGCCGTCGGATCGGTCGGCTCTGGGGTTCGGCGCGATTCTTCAACGGGCTTCATCTGTCCCGGCAGCGGTAGCGGACGTGGAAGCTCCACGACCTGCACTGGCCCCGGCGGATCGGCCGTCTGCACGGCGGGCGCTGCGTCGTCATAGGATATCTCGGGCGGTTTCTGCGTCGTGGCGCAGCCGGCGAGCGCAGTTGCTGAAAGCAGCAGAGCCGCGAGTGTGGAAGTGCGAGAAGCCGGGTTTCCGGCTTTACGGAAAGACGGCTTCATTGCCCAAGCTCCCGTGACCAGTTGATGGCGTTGACGTAGATGCCGAGCGGGTTCGCTCGCAGCCGGTCGGCGTTGCGAGGCACCTGCACGACGATGGTGAGGATGGCGGTCCAGCGGGTCGTCTCGGCGA
This window contains:
- the trbG gene encoding P-type conjugative transfer protein TrbG, with the protein product MKPSFRKAGNPASRTSTLAALLLSATALAGCATTQKPPEISYDDAAPAVQTADPPGPVQVVELPRPLPLPGQMKPVEESRRTPEPTDPTARVNQANAAARVQPVRDGFINAMQVYPYTGGALYQVYTAVGQITDIALQPGEQLVGSGPVAAGDTVRWIIGDTQSGSGATLQVHILVKPTRADLMTNLVINTNLRTYHLELRSTERTYMASVSWQYPQDQLIALRRQNAQAEAARPIATGVDLANINFRYAIEGDRAPWRPLRAYDDGRQVFIEFPRGIGQGEMPPIFVVGPEGNTSELVNYRVRGNYMIVDRLFAAAELRFGAGDHQKRVRITRTDGRPAS